The genomic DNA TCAGAGAccgcaatgacagatttccctacccatTCACATACTTCGACTCGTGAAATCACtataccctttcatatacctgaagcctgaaaaggtATCCTTTCGGGGGGGAACCTCCCCGTATTTCCTGATACTACCCCTTATTTAGGCAAATATCAATTTTCCCATTTTACGTAAAAATGGCTTTCTGAAGTAGACTACCATaagagagaggcgtttattctcataactgtaacaagctcaacaaaactaatatgttTTCGGCGCAAATGTAAAGAGAATTTAAAAGTAATGGAATATCCCCTCCATCAACTGATACGATTAGAGATCATGTTATCGCTCTTTCAAATCTCACTAGCGAAATCAGAATCCTCGCTCAGGGTTATTGTGTTACCATCGTAGGTCTATCCTTACTTCGAACCTGGCATTGACAAGATACAATACGCAAacccttgttaatcaagcaagaaactgaataaattgaatgattttgctcctttaTGCTACATCCTAGTATTTCAGAGTAATTCTCATAGGGGGCGTCTATACGACGGGGGGCGTTTATTAAAGAAGGGCGTCTAATACAAATTTTACATTGTAGAGGGGGGCGTTCattagataagaggcgtttatttgagagtaGGCGTCTATTAGATCATCGTCataattttaatatttacaCTTAGATACAACAAATATTTACAACAAGCGACTCTACCGTCGGTGCAAACGTTTTAAGCATAGATTCTTAACTGCTGAaagacaaaaacatacaacGGAACATAACAGGTCTGCTTTCTTGGTTGTTGCTGATTCAATACTTTTTATAGAAACAAAGCGTTTTCattcacgtggccagcatctatgctaatttattggaacgAAAGAAAGTTCTTACACACATAAGAAACGAGTTCAACTCCACAGGCTAGGTTGGCCGCCGTttgattgttttggaacaccaatatggccgctgtgacgtcatgtgaaaacgctctattaaTGCAACTAAAACGTTTTTTTAGCAATAAAATACAAAAGTTGTTTCTCTCTGGCCTACGTGCAACAGTGACCTGCATGCAGGTGACCTATTTTTCGCGCCTTTTCAGTCAGTTTTAATCAATGGCGCGAATGAAACTAGTTTAAACCAAGCGAAGAAAAAGGCTCTTTAACTCTCTGGCCTCGTAGGTAACAGTATTTTTTCCAGGGTGCATCTTTTCTTCCTCTAAGGGCTGTTCAACAACTGCTGCTACATTCTTGCCGTAAACTGCAAAGTAAACAGaaaattaactttaattatAATCGTCAAGAATGCAGTGTACACGGGGTTTTACTATATGGTACGAGTAAAAAGCTCGTCTATAAAAGGTTCAAGAAAGGGAAACTTTCACTCAAGTGGCAGTAATCATCAAAATAATGTTGATAATCTTAATTCTCTCTTTAATAATATCCGGAATTgactaattaaattaaattttcttcGGCGCTAAATCAAGCCTCGGAGAAGCTCTCCTATAACTTGCATGGTCGGAATACACATAGCTAGGAGATAAAAACGGGAGATGGGAGGAAAGTGAGTGTATTGAAGCCCGAAGGATTGCTTGTCCTTGCCTGTAAGTAAGCTCTACATTTGAGAATCGCGGGTAGCAAAGGGCCACACGTTAGTCACAAGCAAAGCTAGCCTGCGCTGattcaggcgttcagatagtggagagtgTCGCGTAAtagaaaatagagaaaaaaaggacGCAGAAAGGGAGAGATCGCCTACTCTTCCTACCCCAACCCACatcgttttttatttttcccctGCTCACTTCTCTTTGCTCTATTCCGACTACCTGGACGCGTAGAATAGGCTACAAGCGAAGCAAAGCGCGAGGGCGGAAAAAAGACTGGAGAGGGagctttctttcttctcttgGCCATTATCTTTCGAGGCTCATTCGCATGTAACCTTCGACTCTCATGACTTTCAAATGGAGTACTTTAAAACCATATCCTTCACAGCGGCGGCAGCACATagctatatagcccatatatggcagtaccccccggGCTGGAGCTCCTGATAAGCTCCTGCCCTGGGTCATTACCTTCACAGTGCTCCAAGAACTGAATGATGTCCTGTATGACACTATCTCGCAACATAATCATATGCTTAgcctgaaagaaaaacagaaaacaaagttttGTGTGGTTGTGTTGCAGACGATACTACACTGAATAAAATGAGACGGGCGATTTctcttaaaaaaagaacaaataaaaatgacaaaaaacaaatacagtcaactccctttatagcggacattatagggaccttgagttagtgtcctcattagcgagagtccgtaatagcgggaaaTTATTTCAGTCAACCATCTGTAATTTATGTTTCGccgggatttagctgctgtccgtattatatCGGGGTGTCTGTTATAGCGGGaagtccgcaaggcgagagttgactaaTTGGCAACGATGTGCGATCTAATATTAAAGCACAAGGCGAAAGCTGCTGCCTTTTGTCGCGGCCAGAGATTGGCACGCGGCTGGATTCATCACAAACATCTTGCCTTGgaattagactacgagtagtccccatttttcctcagggatagtagagcgagcgaaacgcgagcgcgcgtgaaaatcaccccacgcgagaaaggcgtgGGGCAATTTTCACGCGCGTTGCTTTACGATGGCCACAGTAACGCTCTTCGAAAAGCGTTGCGtaacgacactaaaaacggctgtgtagcagactaagctTCAACTGATGGGGTCGTTCGATTGGCCCGTCACCTCATCCTCCCAAGCGAATGTGAGggaggaacgcgtgacgaagcctGAGCACTATGCGTCGGGAGGCTATTATTAGCCGTGAATAAAGACTCACAagagtttttgaaaataatcaTTTCAGTGCTCCTTACCATGTTCTCTAGCAGCGACAAAAAGCATCTTTTGGCGTAAAACCACGTATCTGTTCCAAGCTACAATGAAGAGAAGAAAAAGCAACGCAAACGAGTGAAATTAACCAGCAAAGGAGAttctcctattaactcgaacgCCACTCGCGTAGTCTTCAAGCATTCCCTGGAGACTGTCGCGGGTACGCGCGTGTCCCACGCACGCTAATGAGTTCTACCACAccttgacttgagtgactgacaaGGGATAAGGTAAGTTGGGCGGAAGCTAAGGTAATCGTTGCTTGTTCAAAGTTTGGCAAATGTACCATGTAACTGTAACAAAAGAATCCCACCTTTTTATTGTAGGGCTCCAAGCTCTTCATTATCCTGGATATTCCAAACTCGTAGTTTCCCTTGGCACAATATAAGGTTCTACAAATacagaagcaaaaaaagcagaGTAGTTTTAAATGGTAATCTCTTAAGCAATTTTATCAAACATTGCAAACTTGCTTTCTGGCACGCAGAGAAAGTTCGCCTTACTTTCAGAACCAATTGAAAGAAATGCGGAAACTGAATAAATTACATACATTGGCCACCGcatgaaaattcaaaagttcTCGTCTACCCTTTTTTTGGCGgcggggaggggtggggaggggaagAAATTAAACGAGCGCGCCAATTACCCAAACCCCTTTGCGCTGGCGGTTGAAAAGTCCCCCGTGGTTTTAATTacgatctctaaagagaaaatagacaGTTTATGAGAGGACTTTCTGGCAAAGCCATATTGCTTATAATACGATGTCCTactacagagaaaaaaaaatttaaaagcagAGAAAAGATTGACCTGCAACATGTATAGCTTGCACAAAAACTGATCACATCACTAACCCGATAACAAGGTTCACTATACACAAATGGTAAATCTTTTTGTCCGGATCATCATACGCAACTTGTTCCTGAAAAAGACAACGTCACCcacagaaaaatgaaatgaaatacagtTCTTTCAGTGATCATTCATAAACTCACTCATCCTAAACACGAAAACCATGTCCTCACctcttctttttcaatttttcgcaTTAATTCCTCGGCctgcaaaacaaaaggaaagaacaacAATATTACGTACATGAAAGAACTGATTTATCAACAATGATAACTtggtaaaaaacaaacaccacggtACAAACCTCTTCGTTAGCACTGGTCATGATGTAGGATACACAGAGATTGGCTAGCACTATGGCACTAACACTAAGGATCTGAAAAACATGACAACATGGACACAGCATTTCAGTAGAAGCATCTGATTCCAGATAATATGATCTAATAGCTGAATTTCACTCTTACGAAAATGTAATTCCCCCACCCCCAAGGGTATTTCGGATGGGGAAGTGCTGCCGACGCCTTCAAAACTTGACCacgtttaagacaaaaatcgtcAATATCGCAAACCTGTCggtttaagacaagagactttttttcataCACCGCGAGCAGTTTCTTATTTTATAGATAGGGAGCATGCGCGAGGGGCCCTGAGGAAAGAAAGAAGACTGCTCACAggctatttttttcttgacttcgattaatttcattttgcatacagaattaagtatTTGACATCATGCATAGAATTAGGAAGCTTTTAAGAAATTGTTGGTACCACGCATCAATGGCCGCACACCGCCAACGCTCCAAACCTATTAAAGTATTTAATCCACTAGAAGACATATCTCTGTGAATTTTGATCGCTTTTATGTACCACTCGTGTAAAACACCTTCACCTATCTTGATTCCCGGTTATAAGTTCATGAAAACACGGCAAATGGTCTCCTTAGATGACGTCACAACAACGTTCGTACCCGCCACCCAAAAATGCTCGGGTAATGAGACAGAAAGCACCTCACTTCAAACAGCTGAGGAAGGCGgggtttttgtaaattaatataATTTCTTTTCGCACAGGTATTAAGAGATTTCATTTACGATGAACATTTTTGGAGGTTAGTTGCACTTTAAGAAGAACTGCAGAAATACTTACATTATCATAATGCTTTTTTACGATTGGCTCATAAAAACCAACAgcttctttgtatttgttttcctattgaaaaaaatgaagaaaacttATTAAGCGGTCTGTTTCGTTGAGCTTGTCCAGATCATTGTTTGCAGTATAAGCGGCTATACTTACTTGCATGAATAATACGTGAGCAACGTTTAGCTTCCAGATTTCATGTTCATTGCAAAACTCGACAGACTTTCTaaatatctgcaaaaaaaagCAAGGATGTTTGAGTTTACAAAAAAACTTGCCTGCGATATTGTGCGATTATTTATAAGCTTGGAGATGATGTGAGTAGTGACTGAAGAGATACATGTAAAAGGTCTTATCGGTAGTTGAGgatcttttttggggggggggaaaaaaaaaacaaaacaaaccaagcGACCAACTACAATTTCCAAATCAAAAAAGAGCACTTTTATCATTTACCTTTTCAACCTGTGCGTAATTATCAAGATCCCAGTATATTTTCGCTTGAGACATCAACACAGGGATGTACCTACAacaaaaatatcataaaatcGTTTGTCTTAACTCTTGACTGATAACCTTGAAAATTCCGAGAAATACTTCTTCTTCAATCAAGATGGGGATGGGAGATCCTGGAGGAGGGCAGTAACTTTGAGTGATACAAAGAACAGGAAGAACGCGAAGAACAAGAGGAGAAGGTAGAGGAAAATGAAAGgttgaaaagagaaaagagggGGATGAGGGGAGAATGGAAACAGGGAGGGAGCAGTAGGGCTTGGATGAGGAGAAGAATTAAAAGTAGCTGGGGGAAGGTAAAGAGGTGGAGAGGGCGTAAGGTAGTCGTGGGTAAGGGCTAAGAGGGAAAGAAAATGGAGAAGACAAAGGACCAGCAAGAAGGAAAGCAAGAGGGGAGAGAGAAAAGTAAGAGTAGATTAGTGGAGGAGAAGGCATGAGGTAATAGAGGGGAAGGGATAGGAGGGAAACGAGATGGAGAAGAAACAGGACCCGCAAAAGGAACAGCAAGAAGGAAAGGAAGAAAGGGAGAGAAAATTAGGAGTAATAATATTGGTAGAGAAGAGTGAGTTAGATGAAAGGGAGGAGAGCAGCAgaagaggaagaaaaggaaggaagaCAGCAGCGCCTCAATAAGCCAAGCGATGTTGTTGGTACCTTTCCAGAGCTTCATCGTATTCATTCACAGCTTTCTTAACAGTGTCGTCATCATGATTCTGTCTTGCTTCTTGAACCTTAAAGCACAGtacattttattaaaaaaggaataattCAAAAATGTTCATTAAATAATGACTGATGCTGCAAGCAACTTATTTATGCTTGTATCGCACAAGTCTACCATCCTCTGTTTGTGTTGCAGACTGCATGTATGGAAAGACTGGTTAGGTAattgcaaattaagtttttctACAATCGACATTTATTGCTCTTTTGAATACATCAATTTAAAATGAAACCCTCCAAAACATGATGTTATACATGCTTGCTTAGTAGCTTCATGAACATTAAGTTTGATTCACTCAAACCTAGGGGAATTAACCACATTTTTTTCTACTCCTCAGAAAAGCAAACACTACAATACTCTTCATATCCTCTTCTTCTACCTCCATAGTGAAAAGGCTTTCAAAACAATACACTTTGAATGCATAGGCTTCAGCTCTTAGCAGGAACCTTGATATTTATTCACTCCCCTCTTATTGTAACACTTGAGCAAAGGAGTTCTAGGTATacatatgttacaggtcaaatttgatttcaggttaatttttttaacctacggtaggttgattctcaattcctttgtttcctagccctaattaatGAATAATTAGGGACAGGAAACAAACGAAATTGAGAATCCAtctaggttaaatcaaaattaaccagaaatcaaaattgacctgtaacatatacaaaAATTCCTGTGGATTGATCTTTAAAAAACTGAACCAAACAGACCACTAACCTGTTTTGTTAGTTTCCTTAAGGTTTCTGTCTGTTTTGTGGCCATATCATCTAACTTTCGATAAGCCTATGAAATtataatgaaataaatcatttgCAAATCAATGACTCTTTTAAAAATTGTGGATAAAACTTCTTTTATGGGTCAAACTAAGAACAACTGTGTCATAACCAGTCACAAAATGAAGACTCACATAAATAATCCAAATTAACATTATTGCGTACAGTTTAGTTACTATGTTTGCAAATtttgtacagtgaaacctctatttaaagcAGACCCCGGATTAAGGGGACACCCTCTTTTAAGCAGACACTAAGCTGGGTGctgaaattaacgtcttatattttcctttataaCGAGCCCCTATTcaatggacacctctattaagcagacgcGGACACTAAAGTAAATTGTATTCAGCTAaattctattgttaaaaacctttattaagcggatactggactgaattgacaatagtagtattggattacttCCTTGAAATACATACTGTAGTCCATCAATAAAGAtcaatcaatacatttagctgtcaataaactgtagattaCGGCAGTGTTGTGATACAAACCTCCTCTGGTGATGTTTGCTGTGTTATCATGGCATCCAGAAAATCATACATGTACTGTACAAAAAAAGAATCAGAAATACTTGATCAGATTCACTAATAAATCAAGCAAGTAGACAAACCTGCTTGGTTGGTGTTTTTGTCGTGGTTCAATTTTACTTAGCCTATATTTAATATTTCCCTATGTTTTGAGGTATGGTAATGTAAATTGTATGATAACGAgtttaaaacaatggaaaataaattttaaaccaaagataaaattaaaccacaacatagTCAAAGAAGGTGGATTAATGAAATAACAGTTACTCTTCCCTACGAACAGGTTTGTGCTCCTTTAATGTTGGCAAAAGCCCAGAAAATACATCTGGTAACTAACGCATTAACTTACATGAAGCATTTCCACAggcgttttaatttttttttttgacaatttggCAGCCTGCGAGCAATTCAAGCATGCTAGAGCAAGCACTTAGTGAATAAATCCGATGCAGTTTTTACTTTCATATACGCACTCAACaatctctaaaaaaaataataaagggtctgtgaacaggcggCATTAACTAAGACAAGCAAGTAATAGCCCCAGGCAACATTAACTGACATATATATGTTATAGATTCTTGCAAAATCTACTATAGACAGAGTCGCAAGCTCCTTATACAGGTCAGGCAAGcaaaaatgtgagagctgcccTTTGTAAGGataagctggaattcaagtttctttttttttcaagccctggcTTGGGTAGACAAAAAAGAGGAGTTCACGTGAGTGCTTGTACTTTGTACGAAATCTCCAATATTAGAAGAAAATGTACTTGAACTGATAATGGCAGAAATCTTTTGAATGTCTTCAGGTATGATTGGGTCCCTTCATGGAAAATCTTTGATAAAAATCCCTTCCCtgtaacttttttttccttccctgTGTGTTGACAGGTTGACAATAGTTGGACTATGTTTGTTAATAGCCAGCTTGTTTGTCTTCTCTCAGTCACCGTCCCTAACCATGTCTAAGGAGTTCCTGTATGTTAGTTGGAGCAGCTAATAAAACATTTGCTACAAATTAAGACTGTTACATTTTGCAATATTGGATAAAATAACTTACTGGTGTGAGGAATTTATAAGTCAGGTGAGCATTCTCAGCCAACACATCTGCAGCCAGATCAAAATACTAGAAAATGAAGAGGAGTAATATTGAGACATGTAAATACACTAGTTTGACAGAGAAATCTACTGACCCCTGACTACTGGAAAACACTTTTGTTGCAACCTCTCAGTCTAATTCTGGACAAAAAATTAGCCGCAGGTACACACATCTTAGTTAATCACTGCTACTATCTAGCTATTTAAAAGAACACATCAGTTCAATTATGACACTTATGTATGTGACATATTtcacattttcattttattttgaaagttaaaTTCTGATGTTAAAGGTGGTGATTGAGTAATTTGTTTCATTGCAGGCAATTTTGTTACTTGCATCTTACAGTACCTGGTATTTAACATATAGCAGCAGGAGATTTCCAAATGTttctacaaaacaaaaagtgtCATAGATTTGAGTTAAATAAAACAGAACTGGAAGTGGGACATTTTATAGAGGAACAACCCAAGGTCTGTCTTGATTGCTGACAGTGAAGACAGCTATTGTATGCCACATGTATGCTCTTCTCTGCATAAAATATACAGCATCTGTCCCACAAAAGCTTAGATGGCTGGATTAAGAAGCACCATGCAATTACAGCTACATGACTTATCAGTGAGAATATTTCTAATTATACATACAACTGCAAATTATTTTGCTTATCAGTTTCCAGTTAGAACATTTTATAGTccataacaataaaattatggTGCTAACACCTGTATTATGACATCTGGAAACAGTTACAATGACTTGGCTTAGTCTATGCATGTGACTGATTGGATGAGAATAAACAATAACAGTAAATAatacagtttttgtttttacctgGTGGGAATGGATTTTGTTGTAACAAGAACTGAAGCTTTTCAAATCCCTTCAAAGCGAAAAAAGACATTCTtagttaaaaaataatattatcatgGGAAAACTGAAGCCAGGAAGGAAGAATTAAATGACAGCGCAGAAGAGAGACTTCTAATCAGATATATACTGCACCTGTGTTGGATTAGCCTCCATGTTCATAAGAGCTTGGTTGTGTAAAGTGACTGGGTCAAGCTCCTGTAATTTTTCACCAAGTTAAAATCATTTGTTAGTTATACATGTTTTTAGGTTGTGTATTGTTGTTTGCAGACATGCACATCTTTCTCAAAATTTGCAAAGTACGGATTTgtgttaattataattattatgatgTTAAAAACAATATAACCGGTGCTAAAAGAAATCCATGCACAGAGCTTCAAGGTGTGACTATTTTGGTACACATacagtgagaaaaaaataaaactaatgatTAGTATTATTAATATTAGTATTATTAATATTAGGGCTAAGCTACCTCTTCAGTTCTTGGAGGCATATCCGTCAGTGCTTCTTGTGCTGAATCaactaaaattcaaaagcacAATCAGTTACTGatgaaattttataaaaaattagACAAGACTAATACTTAGTTCAGTCtataaaaaatgacaaacaaagcAATATATATAAACACCCTtgcaaaagtttgaaaatcaaTCAAGCATGCATTCAACCACAACTGACAACAGCTTACAATTTTTGAGCTGGTATTCAATCCCTGCCTTGAGGTTAAAAGCTTCAATTAAAGCTGTTTCATGTAAAACCTATAAAAGGAAGTAAATCAAtaatatgaaccaaataaaaatgtattttaatgTAACAGAGGGTGATTTAATTTTGACTCTTAAACAATGATCTAAATAATAAGACAGCAACTGAAGTGAAAAGGGCTCAGGAGTAGCATAAAACACATGTTTCActcctttcaaattttttttcaaataacctAAAATTATGATTTAACTACGAGAATAAACCATAGCCCACATCTATGAACTGAAAACTGGTACTTGTTTAAGAATTGACAAGTGTTTAGAACTTAATTAACTACTCTGCCACATGCTGGTTAGGAACTTAGTCAGTAAACTTGAGACAGGTCAAGACAAGAACTATAAAGTTAAtatatactaataattattaatctttttatttcttagcCAGCCAAAGGTAAAACTAACCTTGGTGTTTCCAACACTTCTGACTTCAATACCTTCTGTTGTCATGCCAACACTGAGTTCTAGAATAATAAGAAATAGTGCATCATTTGTTACAATGAAACAAGCTGTTCTTCTGCAAGCCACTTTGCAACACAGTTATTAAGAACAAGAGTTTCAACATTCACAGTTTGCTTGGAGCAACTTGTAATTTCATATTCTTAATAGACAGAGAGATCAGAGGTCCTATAGGCAGTGGTAGACCACTGATAACCagcttttaatatttaaacCACTGTTACATGTATGTTACAAAGTACCTCTAAGAGAATATTGATAGACAAATAATTACCCCCTTTTTGCAGGATACCCTTCAGTTACTATCATGATTCTAATTATCAATTTAATATTTACTAACCTGGATGCTCTCTGATTCCTCTTTCAATAATGTCAGCAATGTGTTTAAGGGCAGGTGCATACTGTTTTAGGCTGTAGAAACACAATGCTATGTTGTATGATagatctggaaaaaaaaaacaatggatgATAAATCACACCTAAGAGGGTGTGAAGAAGAAGATTAAAGATaacatacagtggaacctctcctttgggacacctctattcaaggtctccattcaggggacacaaaatttggtcccagAAAAATGCCCACATAATCTATGTATTTTATTTCCTCTTTTGACGGGACACTTCTgttcaggggaaagggacaaTTTTTCTAGGTCCCGAAACCTGGGTTTGACCTCCTTGCAGGGGACACCATAGCATGCAAAAAGTGACTGATCACAAGAGGAATCAATATCTTTAAGTATCCCTTATGGAGCTTTCACATACTGAACTATCTGACTTAAATCGATGTACTGCACTTGCATGAATTCAACATATGTTGCAGAGAAAAGCTGAAGATTATTTTTTATGTTGTCTTTGTTGGTTGATTAATAACAAaccccagcccaacctccattcaggaGACACTTCTATTCACGGGAAACTTGCCTCAGTCTCGAGGGTGTCTCCTAAATAGAAGTTCCACTGTAAATGGAAACTAGATAATGGGAGGATAAGTCAGTCTTGGTAATAAATCTCAAAAGCGACATCTACAGGCTGCACAGTTACTATACTCTCTGACAAGTTTTAAAACATAGTTACCTGGTTGATATCCAAGAATGTTCATAGCCGTCTGGAATTTTTGACAAGCCTCAGCATATCTACCCTcctattaaaaacaaattttgatgTGATTTTTTTATCACTATTGTAAACAGTATTCATTCTTTAAGACCTGCTACACATACTGTACACCTGTAGATGTAACTGACAACCATACAACAGCGAGAGAACACAATGAAAGATTAAAGACAAATAGATCCGTCAGCCATCATTGTATAGACACAATTTAGGAGAACTCAGGTTGGAAAAATGTGACTGACACAAGGGGCACTTTAAGGAAacttgaagggagcccagtgctctgaacctgtaaaatctagggtgcccagcatatgatttgaataaaaaaagttggattttctagtcacccaagagcaaaagttggGCATCAGGGGACATCAGGCTCTGCTAGGGCATAGCCCTGGGtgattcttttttcttatataaaTTGAACATAAAATGGTTGGTGCGTTACCTGGGGGGACAAAAAACAAATTCTGCATGATGAAAACAAGATTATTTTGAGCTACCCACCTGTAATATATTCTtatttgcaataaaaagtattttttaagtCTAAGAGGTGGCTCATATATATAACATCTATGGGGGGACATGCTCCAGGATAAGTCTCACTATTACAGTTTGTGGCAACAGTGTCTAGATTTCACTAATTATCACACATATTTTTCACAGCTGATAGTTGTGTTATTTCTTACCTTGTATAGAAGACAGCCCAGATTGATTTCTGTGTCTGCATCATCAGCAGGACATTGTTCTACCATACTCTAAATTTGCAACACAGAGAATATACTGTCACTGTAATGATGCAGTGTCATTATAGTTTAATAATGTCTATAAACGTCTTTTATGCTAAATTCGTAGTTCATTTTACTTATGGAAGAGACAGCTATTTATGCAAAATGCTTTTAATGCTAGAAATAAATTTACattccttctttttttgtatAATAACAAGTAACAACAAGAAACCATATATATGTCTCAGgtcaaattttatttcaggttattttgatttaacctaggttgattctcaattcccTGTGTCTCCTCCtcctaggagacaaaggaaattattgAGAATAAACCtaagttaaattaaaattaacctgaaattaaatttgACCTGAGAAGAATCTGTTAAATTCCCCATGTAttactttctaattttcaaaacaacctttattttcaaagcgaacaagagtgtcatcagcatatttTATACTCGCATAAAGCACACTTTTCCAACCAATCAGAGAGTGCATTACATGTACATCTGAACTTTGTCATTCTATAAATTAAACCCTGGCTTTGAACTCTTGTGAGGTAAGGGACCACCTACAATGACAAAAAACAAAGTATGTAAATGTATTAGTCATAGAAACACTCACCTTAGCTCCTTGTAAATCCTCCTCTCCATATTTTATAGCAGCTTG from Porites lutea chromosome 6, jaPorLute2.1, whole genome shotgun sequence includes the following:
- the LOC140940260 gene encoding intraflagellar transport protein 70A-like, with protein sequence MATTQVKEGEYTTTIYGMIKNQKFHEAIQILSQELENHPKSRAALSLLGYCYFQVQSFDAAADCYGQLTQIHPEVDEYKLAYAQSLYKAFMYPEAMKATFQIENPTYHSKVLKLQAAIKYGEEDLQGAKSMVEQCPADDADTEINLGCLLYKEGRYAEACQKFQTAMNILGYQPDLSYNIALCFYSLKQYAPALKHIADIIERGIREHPELSVGMTTEGIEVRSVGNTKVLHETALIEAFNLKAGIEYQLKNFDSAQEALTDMPPRTEEELDPVTLHNQALMNMEANPTQGFEKLQFLLQQNPFPPETFGNLLLLYVKYQYFDLAADVLAENAHLTYKFLTPYMYDFLDAMITQQTSPEEAYRKLDDMATKQTETLRKLTKQVQEARQNHDDDTVKKAVNEYDEALERYIPVLMSQAKIYWDLDNYAQVEKIFRKSVEFCNEHEIWKLNVAHVLFMQENKYKEAVGFYEPIVKKHYDNILSVSAIVLANLCVSYIMTSANEEAEELMRKIEKEEEQVAYDDPDKKIYHLCIVNLVIGTLYCAKGNYEFGISRIMKSLEPYNKKLGTDTWFYAKRCFLSLLENMAKHMIMLRDSVIQDIIQFLEHCEVYGKNVAAVVEQPLEEEKMHPGKNTVTYEARELKSLFLRLV